A stretch of the Janthinobacterium sp. B9-8 genome encodes the following:
- a CDS encoding phage tail assembly protein, with protein sequence MTHPNTVELDTPLIRGDQTISNITLIKPKSGALRGVKLGDLLQMDVEAITKVLPRISDPTLTEQDVRNLDPADLLQLAGITAGFLLPKDAKVDYPQA encoded by the coding sequence ATGACTCACCCAAACACCGTAGAACTCGATACCCCACTGATTCGCGGCGATCAAACGATTAGTAACATTACCCTAATCAAACCCAAAAGCGGCGCATTGCGTGGCGTGAAGCTGGGCGACTTGCTGCAGATGGATGTGGAAGCCATCACCAAGGTATTGCCGCGTATTTCAGACCCTACGCTCACCGAGCAGGATGTCCGCAATTTAGACCCTGCCGACCTGCTGCAATTGGCAGGGATTACCGCCGGTTTTTTATTGCCGAAGGACGCCAAGGTGGACTACCCGCAAGCGTAA
- the lysC gene encoding Rz1-like lysis system protein LysC (LysC is an Rz1-like component of a phage lytic system, substantially overlapping although not fully embedded in the gene for the Rz-like LysB component.) yields MLSACASAPKSPAVQLIEIGCPTVTACRLPAIQAQTNGELNQAIDDLEAAWHHCAAQVDMVLKCQQTAKAAQ; encoded by the coding sequence ATGTTGTCCGCCTGCGCCAGCGCCCCGAAATCGCCAGCGGTGCAGCTTATCGAGATTGGCTGTCCCACCGTGACGGCTTGCCGCCTGCCAGCGATCCAAGCCCAAACCAACGGCGAGCTAAATCAAGCGATTGATGATCTGGAAGCCGCGTGGCATCACTGCGCGGCGCAAGTCGATATGGTGCTGAAGTGCCAACAAACCGCTAAGGCCGCCCAATGA
- a CDS encoding D-Ala-D-Ala carboxypeptidase family metallohydrolase — MNTSPQLSPHFSLREFTASQTAALYNIDNSLPVNMLENAAYTCEQLEKVRAILGNNPLIITSGWRNPALNKAVGGSASSDHATARAVDIRCPKFGTARTIARTLAASNIEFDQLILESPTLPSAWVHIGFRKGANRRQVLTKFAGNKTYFAGIK, encoded by the coding sequence TTGAACACCTCGCCCCAGCTCTCCCCGCACTTCAGCCTGCGCGAATTCACCGCCAGCCAAACCGCAGCTCTGTACAACATCGACAACAGCCTGCCCGTAAACATGCTCGAAAACGCGGCGTACACCTGCGAGCAACTCGAAAAAGTCCGAGCCATACTCGGAAACAATCCCCTCATTATTACTAGCGGCTGGCGTAACCCTGCATTAAATAAAGCGGTCGGTGGCAGCGCCAGCAGCGATCACGCCACCGCCCGCGCTGTAGATATTCGCTGCCCGAAGTTTGGCACAGCCAGAACGATTGCAAGGACTTTGGCCGCCTCTAACATCGAGTTCGATCAATTGATTTTAGAGTCCCCCACGCTGCCAAGTGCATGGGTACACATCGGCTTTCGTAAAGGGGCCAACCGGCGGCAAGTGCTAACTAAGTTTGCTGGAAATAAAACCTATTTTGCGGGGATTAAATGA
- a CDS encoding phage tail protein, whose translation MIKPADLREYLSKTVRHLAHNPDKLAIFIDEGKLIATAGKSLSFEYQYTLNLIIQDYADHPDTIMVPMLAWVSSNQPELFSNVDKRQNGISFEADILEPRHHRPCNQDQFD comes from the coding sequence ATGATTAAGCCTGCCGACCTACGCGAATACCTGTCTAAAACAGTGCGCCACCTTGCCCACAACCCCGATAAGCTCGCCATTTTTATTGATGAAGGCAAGCTGATTGCCACAGCGGGCAAGTCGCTTTCTTTTGAGTATCAATACACGCTCAATCTGATTATTCAAGACTACGCCGACCATCCCGACACCATTATGGTGCCGATGCTGGCTTGGGTAAGCAGCAATCAGCCCGAGCTGTTTAGTAATGTAGACAAGCGCCAGAATGGCATTAGCTTTGAAGCGGATATCCTGGAACCACGACACCATCGACCTTGCAATCAAGATCAATTTGACTGA
- a CDS encoding phage tail sheath protein: MSDQFHHGVRVIEINEGTRTIQTISTAVIGLVCTAPDADAKFFPLNQPVLITSVQKAIGKAGTKGTMLRTLNAIAKQTNPIIVMVRVEQGADEKETEKNIIGGTDETGRFTGLKALLAANSIVHVKPRILGVPGYDTLLVANELATICQKLRAFAYISARGCNSVEEALEYRANFGQRELMLIWPDFKNPNWSGLDDEGLDLAVAYAIGLRAKLDKDVGWHKTLSNVVINGVTGLSQDVFWDLQDPDTDAGLLNGKDITTIVRAKGFVFWGNHTLSADPLFQFENYTRSAQVIADTMGEAHMWAIDQPMTPSLAKDILEGINAKGRAWVSAGYLMGFNAWLDIEANGKEDLKAGKLTIDYDYTPVPPLENLELRQRITDKYLMEFGASVG, from the coding sequence ATGAGCGATCAATTCCACCATGGTGTGCGCGTCATCGAGATTAACGAGGGTACGCGCACCATTCAAACTATTAGCACCGCTGTCATTGGCTTGGTCTGCACGGCCCCCGATGCAGACGCAAAATTCTTCCCACTCAATCAGCCGGTGCTGATCACCAGCGTTCAAAAAGCTATTGGCAAAGCAGGCACTAAGGGAACGATGCTGCGCACGCTGAATGCCATCGCTAAACAAACTAATCCCATCATCGTGATGGTGCGCGTCGAACAAGGCGCGGACGAAAAAGAAACCGAAAAGAACATCATCGGTGGCACCGATGAAACAGGCCGCTTCACCGGCCTTAAAGCCTTGCTCGCGGCCAATAGCATCGTGCATGTAAAACCGCGCATTCTAGGCGTGCCAGGCTACGACACTTTGCTGGTCGCCAACGAGCTGGCAACCATTTGCCAGAAGCTACGCGCCTTTGCCTACATCAGCGCACGCGGCTGCAATAGCGTGGAAGAAGCGCTGGAGTATCGCGCCAACTTCGGCCAACGTGAGCTGATGCTGATCTGGCCAGACTTTAAAAACCCGAACTGGTCGGGGCTGGATGATGAAGGCCTCGACTTAGCCGTCGCCTACGCCATCGGCTTACGCGCCAAGCTGGATAAGGACGTGGGCTGGCATAAGACGCTTTCTAATGTGGTGATTAATGGCGTGACCGGCTTAAGCCAAGATGTGTTTTGGGATCTGCAAGACCCCGACACCGACGCGGGCCTGCTCAATGGCAAAGATATCACCACCATCGTACGTGCCAAGGGCTTTGTGTTCTGGGGCAATCACACCCTTTCTGCTGATCCGCTGTTTCAATTTGAGAACTACACCCGCAGCGCCCAAGTCATCGCCGACACCATGGGCGAGGCGCATATGTGGGCTATCGATCAGCCGATGACGCCGAGCTTAGCCAAAGATATTTTAGAAGGGATTAATGCAAAGGGCCGCGCGTGGGTTTCAGCCGGTTACTTGATGGGCTTTAACGCTTGGCTGGATATCGAGGCCAACGGGAAAGAAGATCTGAAGGCGGGCAAGCTCACCATCGATTACGACTACACCCCCGTCCCGCCGCTGGAAAACCTAGAGCTGCGCCAGCGTATTACCGATAAATACCTAATGGAATTTGGCGCAAGCGTCGGCTAA
- a CDS encoding phage virion morphogenesis protein, protein MSDNFKELEGWASGLLGNLDAKALRAMNKKLATELRKRQQAHIAANQNPDGTPYAPRLPQMRKKGGRIKRKMFTKLRTARHLKTQSNSDAAAVHFSPSANRLARVHHFGLVDRVNAKRGIRHKYAVRELLGFNQSDDEFIADTLLSQISK, encoded by the coding sequence ATGAGCGACAACTTTAAAGAGCTGGAAGGCTGGGCTTCAGGCTTGCTTGGCAATCTGGACGCCAAAGCATTACGCGCCATGAATAAAAAGCTAGCGACCGAGCTACGCAAGCGCCAGCAAGCCCATATCGCCGCCAATCAAAACCCAGACGGCACGCCCTACGCACCCCGCTTGCCGCAGATGCGAAAGAAAGGCGGACGCATTAAGCGCAAGATGTTTACTAAACTGCGCACCGCCCGCCATCTTAAAACCCAAAGCAATAGCGATGCGGCCGCCGTACATTTCAGCCCCAGCGCCAACCGCCTTGCCCGCGTTCACCATTTTGGTTTAGTCGATAGGGTCAATGCCAAGCGCGGCATCAGGCACAAATACGCGGTGCGTGAATTGCTAGGGTTTAATCAAAGCGACGATGAGTTCATCGCCGACACCCTCCTCAGCCAAATCAGCAAGTAA
- a CDS encoding GpE family phage tail protein: MADIAMVFHWPPEAMDNMTVSELMEWREEARKRHNPEK, translated from the coding sequence ATGGCCGATATCGCCATGGTATTTCATTGGCCCCCGGAGGCGATGGACAACATGACGGTATCGGAGTTGATGGAATGGCGCGAAGAAGCGCGCAAACGACACAACCCAGAAAAATAA
- a CDS encoding phage tail-collar fiber domain-containing protein, with product MTQKYFAILTQYGAAQIADATAQKKTIHIEKMAVGDGAGKDTVPNDKQTKLIKENYRSALNSLKSEAGKNTVIAELIIKETIGGWWIREMGLYDDKGGLVAVANCPASYKPQLAEGSGKVQTLRMVFVVSNTAAVTISASLDIGIASIELVEETMKKHIKDDDPHSKDYYNKKITDKTNADLKKDLTATAVKEGSRGRDEATKYADGSKVALTGNQTIAGNKTLTGDTVVNKITAKVDVVSENSLIAMRDNPKYAPAVNLSNKALSKAVTDALPNGNSEQVGAYLTYAADTESGSFRKTGSLEFRVDKEGLTRSMWSVNHRDGTSGVVVLSKGSCSFPVPISAPDPTQTANDSFKVSSKWVNDKLAPYYQELPLLPSVSDLNDYINDGYTFQATNVNAAKGTNYPVPLAGLLEIKANGTSYIYQKYTTYDKSEQFTRTRSANLLWAAWVKEVNEQSGIATDSQKLGGKLANMYTLKSEADERYPIFADLGGKGLALEGCVNTNAKGQISNAVENDWTQGAFHNSNQPTALDNKTAWLASMQTQYSQGYSVISKIGTYRSGWQFGASMVFQMTGEANRPLGLWEMRQDGAFISKHLTLNKTAEPADFSKIVFEKKYPSAEKQILGAITWDSFRDVSAVSNVAAIWAEGAGTAANWGELHFGVTTNGDGNLPTKIMSISDGRVLTSQLHTYYLKSRDPAGSIADRARDYDGVSSLLRWQNYGNGHVIFDGSNGLSPSGGGVSVANATEPWREAFPVLMGWNGENTHGVRVDSCRTADKLLDGSFGVPTGVPVPWPSNTPPAGWIFLQGQGINPAEAPVLASLYGATLPDLRGMYISGWDAGRGIDPGRTVLSYQAANVGEHQHTVPFDDGGWLPYSGGGGQPGVNYVRPQPRATVDGPQGRTHPDNVAFNYIVRWG from the coding sequence ATGACCCAAAAATACTTTGCCATCCTCACCCAATACGGCGCGGCCCAGATTGCCGACGCCACCGCGCAAAAAAAGACCATCCATATTGAAAAAATGGCCGTGGGTGATGGCGCGGGCAAAGACACCGTCCCCAATGACAAGCAAACCAAGCTCATCAAAGAAAACTACCGCAGCGCTTTAAACTCGCTTAAATCCGAAGCGGGCAAGAATACGGTGATTGCTGAACTCATCATCAAGGAAACCATCGGTGGCTGGTGGATTCGGGAAATGGGCCTGTATGACGACAAAGGCGGCTTAGTGGCCGTTGCCAACTGCCCCGCCAGCTATAAGCCGCAATTAGCCGAAGGATCGGGCAAAGTACAAACTCTGCGTATGGTGTTTGTGGTCAGCAACACCGCCGCCGTCACGATCAGCGCAAGCCTAGATATTGGGATCGCCAGCATTGAGCTGGTCGAAGAAACCATGAAGAAACATATCAAGGACGACGATCCGCATTCAAAAGATTATTACAATAAAAAAATCACCGATAAAACCAACGCAGACTTAAAAAAAGACCTCACCGCCACCGCCGTCAAAGAGGGGAGCCGTGGGCGCGATGAAGCGACAAAATACGCAGACGGCAGCAAGGTCGCCTTAACCGGCAATCAAACCATTGCAGGAAATAAGACACTGACCGGCGACACCGTCGTCAATAAGATCACCGCCAAGGTGGACGTCGTTTCAGAAAATTCTTTGATTGCGATGCGCGACAATCCCAAATATGCCCCCGCAGTCAATCTCAGCAACAAAGCCTTAAGCAAAGCGGTAACGGATGCTTTACCCAATGGCAACTCAGAGCAAGTCGGCGCTTATTTAACCTATGCCGCCGATACGGAGTCCGGCTCTTTCCGTAAAACCGGCTCTTTAGAATTTAGAGTGGATAAGGAAGGGCTGACCCGTTCCATGTGGTCGGTCAACCACCGCGACGGCACATCAGGCGTGGTCGTCTTAAGCAAAGGTAGTTGCTCCTTTCCGGTGCCTATCTCTGCTCCTGATCCAACTCAAACGGCCAATGACTCATTTAAAGTGTCATCAAAATGGGTGAATGACAAATTAGCGCCCTACTACCAAGAGCTGCCGCTGCTGCCCTCTGTTTCTGATTTAAATGATTACATCAATGATGGCTACACCTTCCAAGCCACCAATGTAAACGCAGCCAAAGGCACCAACTACCCCGTCCCGCTGGCGGGCCTGCTTGAAATCAAGGCCAACGGCACTTCATACATTTATCAGAAATACACCACCTACGATAAATCTGAACAATTCACCCGCACACGATCCGCCAACCTGTTGTGGGCAGCGTGGGTAAAAGAAGTCAACGAGCAAAGCGGTATTGCGACGGACTCACAAAAACTGGGCGGCAAGCTGGCAAACATGTACACGCTCAAAAGCGAGGCCGACGAGCGTTACCCAATATTTGCCGACTTAGGGGGCAAAGGGCTGGCACTTGAGGGGTGTGTAAACACTAACGCAAAAGGTCAAATTTCTAATGCAGTAGAGAACGACTGGACGCAGGGTGCATTCCACAACAGCAATCAGCCCACGGCACTAGACAACAAAACAGCCTGGCTTGCCTCAATGCAAACTCAGTACAGCCAAGGCTATTCAGTCATCAGCAAAATCGGCACTTACCGAAGTGGCTGGCAGTTTGGCGCGTCTATGGTTTTTCAAATGACGGGCGAAGCAAACCGCCCTCTGGGACTTTGGGAGATGCGGCAAGATGGCGCGTTTATTTCAAAACACCTCACACTCAATAAAACAGCAGAGCCTGCCGACTTCTCAAAAATCGTATTTGAAAAAAAATACCCTAGCGCCGAAAAGCAAATTTTAGGGGCAATCACTTGGGACTCTTTCAGGGATGTTTCCGCCGTATCCAATGTTGCCGCCATCTGGGCAGAAGGTGCAGGCACCGCTGCCAATTGGGGGGAGCTGCATTTTGGCGTCACCACCAATGGCGACGGCAACCTGCCGACTAAAATCATGTCGATCAGCGATGGCCGAGTTCTCACCAGCCAACTGCATACCTATTACCTAAAATCACGCGATCCAGCGGGCAGCATTGCGGATAGGGCCAGAGATTACGATGGCGTATCGAGCCTGCTGCGCTGGCAAAACTACGGCAACGGCCATGTGATCTTTGACGGCAGCAATGGCTTATCCCCTAGTGGCGGTGGAGTTAGCGTAGCCAATGCCACCGAGCCTTGGAGAGAAGCCTTCCCCGTTTTAATGGGCTGGAATGGTGAGAATACCCATGGTGTTCGTGTTGACTCATGCCGAACGGCTGACAAGCTGCTCGATGGCTCTTTCGGCGTACCAACCGGCGTCCCCGTCCCATGGCCCAGCAACACCCCGCCCGCTGGCTGGATCTTTTTACAGGGCCAGGGCATTAACCCAGCCGAAGCCCCTGTCCTTGCTTCGCTCTACGGTGCCACCCTGCCCGACCTGCGCGGCATGTATATCTCAGGCTGGGATGCGGGGCGCGGTATTGATCCGGGGCGAACCGTATTGAGCTATCAGGCCGCCAATGTGGGCGAACACCAGCACACCGTCCCCTTTGATGATGGCGGCTGGCTGCCTTACTCAGGTGGCGGGGGCCAGCCAGGGGTTAACTATGTGCGCCCCCAACCACGGGCTACGGTAGACGGTCCACAGGGCAGAACGCACCCGGATAACGTCGCATTTAATTACATCGTTCGGTGGGGATAA
- a CDS encoding putative holin, with translation MTEPLTGTAASFTVFLLTIAGLFSGIHADVLMGSFAGAVVFIMTAQKLSVLQKIVFFLTAFVAGCVAAKLVADLIAIPLPASIVVSEGIGALIAGAISMKLLQWLILRAEHPEDLLNIRGKK, from the coding sequence ATGACCGAACCCCTCACCGGCACTGCCGCTTCATTCACCGTATTTTTACTCACCATTGCGGGGCTATTTTCAGGCATCCACGCCGACGTATTGATGGGCAGTTTTGCGGGGGCCGTGGTGTTTATCATGACCGCGCAAAAGCTCAGCGTTTTACAGAAGATCGTTTTCTTTTTAACCGCATTTGTGGCCGGTTGTGTCGCTGCCAAACTGGTGGCGGATCTGATCGCCATTCCCCTACCGGCTTCGATTGTGGTTAGCGAAGGCATCGGCGCACTGATTGCGGGAGCGATCAGCATGAAGCTGCTGCAATGGCTGATCTTGCGAGCCGAACACCCCGAGGACTTGCTCAATATCAGGGGTAAAAAATGA
- a CDS encoding DNA-methyltransferase: MINKLHRGDSLPFLESLPAALVDALITDPPYASGGLHIGSKSRSTSDKYQNGGTARKYPEFTGDHRDQRAHLRWMTLWLSECLRVMKDGAPICLFTDWRQLPLTTDALQVAGFTWRGIAVWDKGEGVRPQMGRFRNQAEYIVWGSKGHMPNERDVGVLRGVYKEVVKQKDKFHVTGKPTDLMRDLIKICEPGGLILDPFAGSGSTLLAAELEGYDWLGCELSEEYKNIALERLAQEH; this comes from the coding sequence ATGATAAATAAACTCCATCGCGGCGACAGCCTGCCCTTTTTAGAATCCCTCCCCGCCGCTCTGGTCGATGCGCTGATTACTGACCCGCCTTATGCCTCGGGCGGCTTACATATCGGCTCTAAAAGCCGCAGCACCTCTGATAAATATCAGAACGGCGGCACCGCTCGCAAATACCCCGAATTCACCGGCGATCACCGCGACCAACGCGCCCACCTGCGCTGGATGACGCTCTGGCTGTCTGAGTGCCTGCGCGTCATGAAAGACGGCGCGCCCATTTGCCTCTTTACCGACTGGCGACAATTGCCGCTGACCACCGACGCCTTGCAAGTCGCGGGCTTTACTTGGCGCGGCATTGCCGTCTGGGACAAGGGCGAAGGCGTGCGGCCTCAGATGGGGCGCTTTAGAAATCAGGCGGAATACATTGTGTGGGGCAGCAAAGGCCATATGCCAAACGAGCGTGATGTCGGCGTATTGCGCGGTGTTTACAAGGAAGTGGTCAAGCAAAAAGACAAGTTCCATGTCACCGGCAAGCCGACCGACTTAATGCGCGACCTCATCAAGATCTGCGAGCCTGGCGGTTTAATTCTTGATCCTTTCGCCGGATCAGGCTCCACCCTGCTTGCCGCTGAATTGGAAGGCTACGACTGGCTGGGCTGTGAGTTAAGCGAGGAATACAAAAATATTGCCTTAGAACGATTGGCACAGGAGCACTAA
- a CDS encoding baseplate assembly protein, producing the protein MKSQEVDLSRLPPPKLIEALDFETIFKERKTKLIELYPDAAAVLSLESEPLTKLLQENAYRELIQRQRINERGAACMLAFSQGNDLDNLVANFNVQRFVISPANPNAVPPTDAILETDDSLRARGQRAFEGLSVAGPRSAYIFHALSADARVADASAISPQPCEVVVSVLANDGDGSAPADLLSKVKLALSGEEVRPVGDRLTVQSAKIVNYAITAVLYLYQGPEKGPILEAAHAQLKKYISTQRRMGRDIRQSAIFAALHVEGVQRVELVSPAKDVVLDETQAAHCTAVDISVGGIDD; encoded by the coding sequence ATGAAAAGCCAAGAAGTAGACCTCTCCCGCTTACCCCCGCCCAAGCTCATCGAGGCGCTGGATTTTGAAACGATCTTTAAGGAGCGCAAAACCAAGCTAATCGAGCTATACCCCGATGCGGCCGCCGTGCTGAGCCTGGAATCGGAACCGCTCACCAAGCTGTTACAAGAAAACGCTTACCGCGAATTGATCCAGCGGCAACGGATTAACGAACGCGGCGCGGCTTGCATGTTGGCGTTTAGCCAGGGGAATGATTTAGATAATCTAGTGGCTAATTTTAATGTGCAGCGCTTTGTCATTTCGCCCGCCAATCCAAACGCGGTACCGCCCACCGATGCGATTTTAGAAACCGATGATTCATTACGCGCACGCGGCCAGCGGGCTTTTGAAGGCTTAAGCGTGGCAGGGCCAAGGTCTGCTTATATATTCCACGCGCTTTCGGCTGACGCCCGCGTGGCCGATGCAAGCGCCATCAGTCCCCAGCCCTGTGAAGTAGTGGTCAGTGTGCTGGCGAATGATGGCGACGGCAGCGCACCCGCTGATTTACTTAGCAAAGTAAAGCTAGCGCTATCAGGTGAAGAGGTGCGGCCCGTCGGCGACCGGCTTACCGTGCAGTCGGCCAAGATCGTCAATTACGCTATCACCGCCGTTTTATATCTTTACCAAGGCCCAGAAAAAGGCCCGATTTTAGAAGCCGCCCACGCCCAGCTTAAAAAATACATCAGCACCCAGCGCCGCATGGGGCGCGATATTCGGCAATCGGCCATCTTTGCCGCGCTGCATGTAGAAGGCGTCCAGCGGGTCGAACTCGTGTCGCCGGCCAAAGATGTGGTGCTTGATGAAACACAAGCCGCGCATTGCACCGCCGTGGATATCAGCGTCGGCGGCATCGATGACTAA
- a CDS encoding GPW/gp25 family protein, with the protein MAGLNRHSGHAIDDLAHIQQSVADVLTTPLGSRLMRRDYGSEIPALIDQPLNGATRLRVMAATATALKKWEPRIRAQRVTLELGQQHGSLSITLEAERIDGPRGQQSVALSIPLRA; encoded by the coding sequence ATGGCGGGCCTAAACAGACACAGCGGCCATGCGATTGATGATCTGGCGCATATCCAGCAATCAGTGGCCGATGTACTCACTACTCCGCTGGGTAGCCGCTTAATGCGCCGCGACTATGGCTCTGAAATTCCCGCGCTAATCGATCAGCCTTTAAATGGGGCTACCCGCTTGCGCGTGATGGCCGCAACCGCCACCGCGCTTAAAAAGTGGGAACCCCGTATCCGCGCCCAGCGCGTCACTTTAGAGCTGGGCCAGCAACACGGCTCACTCAGCATCACGCTAGAAGCCGAACGCATCGATGGCCCACGCGGCCAGCAGTCGGTGGCGCTTTCTATTCCTCTGCGAGCCTAA
- a CDS encoding phage tail protein I, with product MTKSLLPTGSSKLERAIAQSCQSGQELPILLAALWNADTCPKAALPYLAWAFSVDRWDENWSEPVQREVIRQSFFVHQHKGTIGALKRIVEPLGYRLEITEWWEENPVGPRGTFKLEVKTIDQGMTEETQIELNYLIDEAKPLSRHLIEMNISVEPRGLLYIGIAEYQGEVINIYPKATSTP from the coding sequence ATGACTAAATCACTGCTCCCTACTGGCTCCAGCAAGCTAGAGCGCGCCATCGCCCAAAGCTGCCAATCAGGGCAAGAGCTGCCTATTTTGCTGGCGGCGCTTTGGAATGCCGACACCTGCCCCAAAGCCGCCTTACCGTATTTAGCCTGGGCTTTCTCAGTAGACCGATGGGACGAGAACTGGAGCGAACCAGTACAGCGGGAAGTGATTCGCCAATCGTTCTTTGTACATCAGCACAAGGGCACCATCGGCGCATTAAAACGCATCGTCGAGCCGCTGGGTTATCGCTTAGAGATCACCGAATGGTGGGAAGAAAACCCCGTCGGCCCGCGTGGCACCTTCAAGCTGGAAGTCAAAACCATAGACCAAGGCATGACCGAAGAAACCCAGATCGAGCTGAATTATTTAATTGACGAAGCCAAGCCGCTCTCGCGCCACCTGATCGAAATGAATATCAGCGTCGAGCCGCGTGGTTTGCTCTATATCGGCATCGCGGAATATCAGGGCGAAGTCATCAATATCTACCCGAAGGCCACAAGCACACCATGA
- a CDS encoding phage baseplate assembly protein V: protein MREHRAPARHYGAMNQTAEHSRILESLIRIGTVAEVDHDNALCRVQSGELLTDWLPWITARAGKVRIWNPPSIGEQVVLFSQSGEVGAGVLLPGLFSDAFPPPSHDASVTCIAFPDGALVSYNHGSGALNATGIKTALIQASDHVTVDCPETTTTGNLTVGGDLSVKGDSTLKGKADVLGAFSYAAGMSGTGGASGGATTITGPITQSGGAITSNGVVLDRHTHGGVQSGGSSTGGPK, encoded by the coding sequence GTGCGTGAACATCGCGCACCGGCGCGGCACTATGGCGCAATGAATCAAACAGCCGAACATTCCCGAATTTTAGAAAGCCTGATCCGCATCGGCACCGTGGCCGAAGTGGATCACGACAACGCGCTCTGCCGTGTGCAAAGCGGCGAACTGCTGACCGACTGGCTACCGTGGATTACCGCGCGTGCGGGCAAGGTGCGGATCTGGAATCCGCCCAGCATCGGCGAGCAAGTCGTTCTATTTAGCCAATCCGGCGAAGTGGGCGCGGGCGTGCTTTTACCTGGGCTATTTTCAGACGCCTTTCCGCCGCCCAGCCATGACGCCAGCGTCACTTGCATCGCGTTTCCGGATGGGGCGCTAGTTAGTTACAACCACGGCAGCGGCGCATTGAACGCCACCGGCATCAAAACCGCGCTGATTCAAGCCTCGGATCATGTCACCGTCGATTGTCCTGAAACGACCACCACCGGCAACCTCACCGTCGGCGGGGATCTGAGTGTTAAGGGCGACAGCACACTAAAAGGTAAAGCGGATGTACTGGGCGCGTTTAGCTACGCCGCAGGCATGAGTGGTACCGGCGGGGCAAGTGGCGGCGCAACGACGATTACTGGCCCGATTACCCAAAGCGGCGGCGCGATTACCAGTAATGGCGTGGTTTTAGATCGCCACACCCATGGCGGCGTACAGTCTGGCGGTAGTAGCACCGGCGGGCCGAAATAA
- a CDS encoding tail protein X yields the protein MQVVASQGDTLDEICFRVYGKTAGITEAVLAANHRLADMGPVLKMGTVVELPNVSPPEAKKTIIQLWD from the coding sequence ATGCAGGTCGTTGCAAGCCAGGGCGACACGCTGGACGAGATCTGCTTTCGGGTTTACGGCAAAACCGCCGGTATCACTGAGGCCGTGCTCGCCGCCAATCACCGGCTGGCCGATATGGGGCCAGTGCTCAAAATGGGCACCGTGGTTGAGCTGCCCAACGTCAGCCCACCCGAAGCTAAAAAAACCATCATTCAACTATGGGACTAA
- a CDS encoding phage major tail tube protein → MALPSKLKGFNVFMDGINFVGKVSEVTLPKLSRKMEEYRGGGMGGTVDIDLGLEKLEMSATYGGFMREIFTTFGAATHDAVLIRFAGGYQREDSEEVDAIEVIMRGRHKEIDMGSAKPGEDTEFKVSSSLSYYKLTLNGKTQAEIDTVNMIEIIDGVDRLAKMRSAIGL, encoded by the coding sequence ATGGCATTACCAAGCAAGCTCAAAGGCTTCAACGTCTTTATGGACGGGATTAATTTTGTGGGCAAAGTAAGCGAAGTCACCTTACCCAAGCTCAGCCGCAAAATGGAAGAGTATCGGGGCGGAGGCATGGGTGGCACGGTCGATATCGATCTGGGCCTTGAGAAGCTCGAAATGTCGGCCACCTACGGCGGCTTTATGCGCGAGATTTTTACGACGTTTGGCGCGGCCACACACGACGCCGTGCTGATTCGCTTTGCCGGTGGCTATCAGCGGGAAGACTCAGAAGAAGTCGACGCAATCGAAGTCATCATGCGCGGTCGTCACAAAGAAATCGATATGGGCAGCGCCAAGCCTGGCGAAGATACCGAGTTCAAAGTATCTAGCTCACTTAGCTATTACAAGCTAACCCTTAACGGCAAAACGCAAGCTGAAATCGACACCGTAAACATGATCGAAATCATCGACGGCGTAGACCGCCTTGCCAAAATGCGCAGCGCCATTGGCCTGTAA